From a single Calothrix sp. NIES-2098 genomic region:
- a CDS encoding two-component hybrid sensor and regulator has translation MSHCPCLTILLIANCTLDRMACCCGFNQDRLQQLNQELQDRVEQRTAALKDSEERWQLALRATNDGIWDWNLRTNKVFLSTRWKEMRGFAKHEINYNLEEWAAQIHPDDRDRVLTALSNHLAHKSPLFQEEYRVKCKDGSYMWVLDRGQAMWDEAGNAIRMIGAETDITERKQAEIALRINQQRLQLALEGSGDGLWDWNIATGEVYLNPRWLEMLGYAENDLPNRVSTWESLIHPEDKPWVMDILNAHLQDSNVPYAFDYRVLAKSGEWKWIGNYGKVVARDRDGAPLRMVGTHKDISQRKQAEAQLLALSKMQQAILNATDYSIISTNSQGIIQTFNAGAENMFGYTADEVVGLVTPSNILHDAAEIEQKATALSLKLGREIAPGLEFFTAITQQEKTYEEEWTYIRKDGSRFPVVLTVTALHNERGETTGFLGIAKDITQQKQMEAQLRKSAAHLATAQRIARLGSWEFDLKTQAIVWSEEVFRIFGRDPESGIPTYDEMLQYIHPDDREHRNFVMQQAIALGQSYEIECRCYRQDGSLRHILSRGEVILDADSKPLLLIGTILDITERKNIEAALRESERRYATLAEASPVAIFRIDTDGNCVYANDRWSEMTGRPTQAAMGIGWVETLHPKDRDRLVKEWSQALEQQGLYCNEGRCQRPDGSIIWFYVQSLPETDANNSTIGYIGTLTDITARKLAEEELVRNKELREVIFNESTDALFLVDPQMLLTLDCNRRAVELFEVAEKAELIGIEGHTLQRHQFSAEEMAAILAEMQSKGFWSREIEYVTRQGKPFWGNIAAKPITVGERSLNLVRVTDISDRKQAEEAIVKYAREVEDLYNNAPCGYHSLDSEGRFIKVNETELQWLGYTREEMIGQPLLSFFTEASRLAFIQNYPVFKARGWVKDLEYDMVCKNGKILPVLISATAVKDADGNYLYNRATLFDISDRKQAQKQLQESRTMLQLVLDTIPQRVFWKDRQLRYLGCNPAFARDTGLSHPDAVIGKSDFELPCAHQNTHHYRIDDALVMATKTAKLGYEEPKIGSDGSQIWLRTSKVPLTNSAGEVIGILGSYEDITERKRAEEQLRQTNEQLARATRLKDEFLANMSHELRTPLNAILGMSEGFQEGVFGALNERQAKAIATIERSGKHLLELIDDILDLSKIESGKFELHLSDISVKHLCDSSLPFIRHIALKKNIRLSTQIADNIGDIQVDERRIRQVLINLLSNAVKFTPEGGFVTLKVWLEDGEVNNSPDTSCLSQPNYTAETSSATHLCFGVIDTGIGISPEDVSKLFQPFIQLDSSFNRSYNGTGLGLALVQRIVTLHQGTVSISTEVGQGSCFTVRIPYKVGNSFLPSQVTDPWPSCRLPAFNSPVLIIEDSVPAAEQITRYLREMQITAIVYPQGEGAVDEVLRVQPAIILLDIQLPNISGWDVLTQLKAHPKTKEIPVIIISVVDEHTTAKVHGASAYLVKPITRAQFQATLAKLQYPAHSSLSAAIAVPKPKVKAPLILLAEDNQANIDTMSGYLESRGYRLVLAKNGQQAIDFTKTQRPDIIVMDIQMPIIDGLEAIRRIREEQQLVRVPIIALTALAMPGDRENCLAAGADEYLTKPVKLKQLLIAIQQHLAK, from the coding sequence ATGAGTCATTGCCCCTGCCTTACCATCCTCTTGATTGCTAATTGCACTTTAGATCGGATGGCGTGTTGCTGCGGTTTCAACCAAGATAGATTACAACAGCTCAATCAAGAGCTACAAGACAGAGTAGAACAACGCACGGCCGCTTTAAAAGATAGTGAAGAACGTTGGCAGTTGGCACTGCGGGCTACTAATGACGGGATCTGGGACTGGAATCTCAGAACCAATAAAGTCTTTCTTTCGACTCGTTGGAAAGAAATGCGTGGTTTTGCAAAACATGAGATTAACTACAACCTAGAAGAATGGGCAGCGCAAATTCATCCTGACGATCGCGATCGTGTCTTAACAGCCTTGTCCAATCACCTTGCTCACAAGTCACCCTTATTTCAAGAAGAATACCGCGTCAAGTGTAAAGACGGATCTTATATGTGGGTGCTAGATCGGGGTCAGGCAATGTGGGATGAAGCAGGAAACGCGATTCGGATGATTGGTGCGGAAACTGATATTACCGAACGCAAACAAGCCGAAATCGCACTGCGAATTAACCAGCAAAGGTTACAACTAGCCTTAGAAGGATCTGGTGACGGGTTGTGGGATTGGAATATTGCCACGGGAGAGGTGTATTTAAACCCCCGTTGGTTGGAAATGTTGGGTTATGCAGAAAACGATCTGCCCAATCGCGTCAGTACTTGGGAGTCGCTCATTCATCCCGAAGACAAACCTTGGGTAATGGACATACTCAACGCTCATCTTCAAGATAGTAATGTACCTTATGCCTTTGACTATCGAGTTCTGGCAAAATCCGGTGAATGGAAATGGATTGGTAATTACGGCAAAGTTGTGGCTCGCGATCGAGATGGCGCTCCCTTGCGGATGGTAGGAACCCACAAAGACATCAGCCAGCGAAAACAAGCAGAAGCCCAATTGTTAGCCCTAAGCAAAATGCAACAAGCCATTTTAAATGCTACTGATTATTCAATTATTTCTACTAATTCCCAGGGCATTATTCAAACCTTCAATGCTGGTGCCGAAAATATGTTTGGCTATACAGCAGATGAAGTTGTCGGTCTGGTGACTCCCAGCAATATACTGCACGATGCAGCAGAAATCGAACAAAAAGCCACAGCACTCTCGCTCAAACTGGGCAGAGAAATTGCACCAGGATTAGAATTTTTTACTGCCATTACCCAACAAGAAAAAACTTATGAGGAGGAATGGACTTATATCCGCAAAGATGGCTCTCGGTTTCCTGTAGTTTTGACCGTGACAGCCTTGCACAACGAGCGAGGAGAAACTACCGGGTTTTTGGGTATTGCTAAAGATATTACCCAGCAAAAACAGATGGAAGCGCAACTTCGTAAAAGCGCAGCTCACTTAGCTACCGCCCAGCGAATTGCTCGCTTAGGTAGTTGGGAATTTGACTTAAAAACCCAAGCAATCGTGTGGTCAGAAGAAGTATTTCGGATTTTTGGCCGCGATCCTGAGTCTGGTATACCTACCTACGACGAAATGCTCCAGTACATTCATCCAGACGATCGCGAACATCGCAATTTTGTCATGCAACAAGCGATCGCTCTGGGGCAATCCTATGAAATTGAGTGCCGTTGTTATCGCCAGGATGGTAGTTTACGCCATATACTTTCGCGGGGCGAAGTCATCTTAGATGCTGATAGCAAACCACTACTGTTAATCGGCACGATCTTAGACATTACCGAGCGTAAAAATATAGAAGCAGCGCTACGGGAGAGCGAACGCCGCTATGCAACCTTAGCAGAAGCCTCACCAGTTGCCATTTTTCGCATAGACACTGATGGTAATTGTGTCTATGCCAACGATCGCTGGAGTGAAATGACAGGTAGACCAACACAGGCTGCAATGGGTATAGGTTGGGTAGAAACCTTACACCCAAAAGACCGCGATCGCCTCGTCAAAGAATGGTCTCAAGCGCTTGAGCAACAAGGATTGTACTGTAACGAAGGCAGATGTCAGCGTCCAGATGGCAGCATTATCTGGTTCTACGTCCAGTCGCTACCCGAAACCGACGCCAACAATAGCACTATTGGTTACATCGGTACACTCACAGATATTACAGCTCGCAAACTTGCCGAAGAGGAACTTGTCCGCAACAAAGAATTGCGGGAGGTAATTTTTAATGAATCTACCGATGCCTTATTTCTAGTCGATCCCCAAATGCTGCTGACTTTAGATTGTAATCGCCGGGCGGTAGAACTGTTTGAGGTGGCTGAAAAAGCTGAACTGATTGGTATTGAAGGACACACACTCCAGCGCCATCAATTTTCTGCTGAGGAGATGGCTGCTATTTTGGCAGAAATGCAGTCAAAAGGTTTTTGGAGCCGAGAAATTGAATATGTGACTCGACAAGGTAAGCCTTTCTGGGGCAACATTGCCGCCAAACCCATTACTGTAGGCGAACGTAGCCTTAACTTAGTGCGGGTGACAGATATCAGCGACCGCAAACAGGCTGAAGAAGCGATCGTGAAATATGCCCGTGAGGTCGAAGATTTATACAACAACGCTCCTTGCGGCTACCATTCTCTTGATAGCGAAGGCCGATTTATCAAGGTCAACGAGACTGAACTGCAATGGTTGGGCTATACCCGTGAGGAAATGATTGGCCAACCTTTGTTGAGTTTTTTTACTGAAGCCAGTCGTTTAGCCTTTATACAAAACTATCCTGTCTTCAAAGCCAGAGGCTGGGTAAAAGACTTAGAGTATGACATGGTTTGTAAAAATGGCAAGATTTTACCGGTGCTGATCAGTGCTACTGCGGTTAAAGATGCAGATGGCAACTATTTATACAACCGAGCCACCTTATTTGATATCAGCGATCGCAAACAAGCCCAAAAGCAACTGCAAGAATCGCGCACCATGCTGCAATTGGTACTTGATACAATTCCCCAACGTGTTTTTTGGAAGGATCGCCAATTGCGTTATTTGGGTTGCAACCCAGCATTTGCCCGCGATACTGGACTTTCTCACCCGGATGCAGTTATTGGCAAGAGCGACTTTGAATTACCCTGTGCCCACCAGAACACACATCATTATCGAATAGATGATGCTTTAGTGATGGCAACTAAAACTGCCAAACTAGGCTACGAAGAACCAAAAATAGGCTCCGATGGTTCGCAAATCTGGTTACGAACAAGCAAAGTTCCTCTAACTAACAGTGCAGGTGAGGTAATTGGTATTTTGGGTTCGTATGAAGACATCACCGAACGCAAACGCGCTGAAGAACAATTGCGGCAGACAAACGAGCAACTGGCCCGTGCGACTCGTCTCAAAGATGAATTCCTCGCCAACATGAGCCACGAACTGCGAACGCCCTTGAATGCTATTCTCGGTATGTCGGAAGGCTTTCAAGAAGGCGTGTTTGGTGCACTCAACGAACGTCAAGCAAAAGCGATCGCCACCATCGAGCGCAGTGGTAAACATCTACTAGAACTGATCGATGACATCTTGGATTTATCGAAAATCGAATCTGGTAAATTTGAGTTGCATCTGAGTGATATTTCCGTTAAGCACCTCTGTGATTCCAGTCTTCCATTTATCAGACACATAGCGTTGAAGAAAAATATTCGCCTCAGCACTCAGATCGCCGACAATATCGGTGACATCCAGGTAGACGAACGTCGCATTCGTCAAGTACTAATCAACCTCCTGAGCAATGCAGTTAAGTTCACGCCCGAAGGAGGATTTGTGACGCTAAAAGTTTGGTTGGAAGATGGTGAGGTAAATAACAGTCCAGATACCTCTTGCTTATCACAGCCTAACTATACTGCTGAAACATCCTCAGCCACTCACCTCTGCTTTGGTGTGATTGATACTGGCATTGGCATTAGTCCTGAAGATGTGAGCAAGTTATTTCAGCCTTTCATCCAGCTCGATAGCAGTTTTAATCGTTCGTATAACGGCACGGGTTTAGGATTGGCACTAGTACAGCGAATTGTCACCTTGCATCAAGGAACAGTATCAATTAGCACTGAAGTGGGACAAGGCAGCTGCTTTACTGTCCGCATTCCCTACAAAGTCGGCAATAGTTTTCTTCCTAGCCAGGTAACAGATCCCTGGCCTAGCTGTCGCTTACCTGCTTTTAATTCTCCAGTTTTGATTATTGAAGATTCGGTGCCAGCGGCAGAACAAATTACTCGCTACCTCCGGGAAATGCAAATAACAGCCATCGTCTATCCTCAAGGCGAAGGTGCGGTTGATGAAGTGTTACGAGTGCAGCCTGCTATAATTTTATTGGATATCCAACTGCCGAATATATCGGGTTGGGACGTACTCACTCAACTCAAAGCCCACCCAAAAACCAAAGAAATTCCGGTCATCATTATTTCCGTGGTGGACGAACACACCACAGCAAAAGTTCATGGTGCTTCAGCATATTTAGTAAAACCAATTACTCGCGCGCAGTTTCAGGCGACTCTAGCAAAATTACAATATCCTGCCCATTCCAGCTTGTCTGCGGCGATCGCAGTCCCGAAACCAAAGGTAAAAGCTCCTTTAATTTTGTTGGCAGAAGACAATCAAGCCAATATTGATACTATGTCTGGCTACCTTGAAAGTCGAGGCTACCGCTTGGTGTTGGCAAAAAATGGGCAGCAAGCAATTGATTTTACCAAAACTCAACGACCTGACATAATTGTGATGGACATCCAAATGCCAATTATCGACGGACTAGAAGCGATACGCCGCATTCGCGAGGAGCAGCAATTAGTTCGCGTTCCGATTATTGCACTGACAGCGCTAGCCATGCCAGGCGATCGCGAAAACTGTTTGGCAGCTGGAGCCGATGAATATTTAACCAAACCCGTAAAACTGAAACAGCTGCTGATCGCAATTCAGCAACATTTAGCTAAATAG
- a CDS encoding D-xylulose 5-phosphate/D-fructose 6-phosphate phosphoketolase, which produces MTLATPTQAKPLSDEELQKINAYWRAANYLSVGQIYLLDNPLLREPLKIEHVKPRLLGHWGTTPGLNLIYVHLNRAIAKYDLNTIYIAGPGHGGPGLVANTYLEGTYSQYYPNISQDAEGMKRLFKQFSFPGGIPSHVAPETPGSIHEGGELGYALSHAYGAAFDNPDLLVACVIGDGEAETGPLAGSWHSNKFLNPVNDGAVLPILHLNGYKIANPTVLSRLSHEELESLFVGYGYKPYFIEGSDPATVHQLFAATLDTIVPEIQSIQREARVHGFTSRPQWPMIILRTPKGWTGPKEVDGKKTEGFWRSHQVPFGEIAKNPDHLHLLEEWLKSYKPEELFDANGKLIPELAELAPKGHRRMGDNPHANGGVLLRDLKLPQFEDYAVDVPQPGRVIAEATKVTAKYLRDVLKLNQESRNFRIVGPDETQSNRLDAVFEVTERTWVSQILPEDEKLSPNGRVMEILSEHTCQGWLEGYLLTGRHGFFSCYEAFIHIVDSMFNQHAKWLKTTRHIPWRRPIASLNYLLTSHVWRQDHNGFSHQDPGFIDHVMNKKAEIIRVYLPPDANTLLSVTDHCLKSRNYVNVIVAGKQPALQYLNMDAAIKHCTKGIGIWEWASSDRDSEPDVVMACAGDIPTLETLAAVDILRQHFPELKVRVVNVVDLMTLQPKSEHPHGLSSKDFDTIFTTDKPIIFAFHGYPWLIHRLTYRHTNHHNLHVRGYKEEGTTTTPFDMVVLNDLDRFHLVMDVIDRVPKLGAKAAYVKQMLQDKLIEHRHYIRKYGEDRPEIRDWEWPY; this is translated from the coding sequence ATGACTTTAGCAACTCCGACTCAAGCAAAGCCTTTATCAGATGAAGAATTGCAAAAAATAAACGCCTACTGGCGTGCAGCTAACTATCTTTCTGTAGGGCAAATATATCTCCTCGACAATCCACTGCTCAGAGAACCGCTGAAGATAGAACACGTTAAACCCCGGCTTTTGGGACACTGGGGAACGACACCGGGATTGAACTTGATCTACGTTCATCTCAATCGCGCGATCGCTAAGTACGACCTCAACACCATCTACATTGCAGGCCCCGGTCATGGCGGCCCCGGACTAGTTGCCAATACATATTTAGAAGGAACTTATAGCCAATACTACCCCAACATCTCTCAGGATGCTGAGGGGATGAAGCGACTCTTCAAACAATTTTCCTTCCCTGGTGGAATTCCTAGCCACGTTGCCCCAGAAACCCCCGGTTCGATTCACGAAGGAGGGGAACTTGGCTATGCTTTATCTCATGCCTACGGTGCGGCTTTCGATAATCCTGACTTGTTGGTTGCTTGTGTGATTGGCGACGGCGAAGCCGAAACGGGGCCGCTAGCTGGGAGTTGGCATTCTAATAAGTTTCTCAACCCCGTAAATGATGGCGCAGTCCTGCCGATTTTGCACCTTAATGGGTATAAAATTGCTAATCCCACAGTATTATCGCGGTTAAGCCACGAAGAACTAGAGAGCCTATTTGTGGGCTATGGTTACAAGCCTTACTTTATAGAAGGCTCCGACCCAGCAACAGTGCATCAGTTATTTGCGGCAACACTAGATACGATCGTTCCAGAGATTCAAAGCATTCAAAGAGAAGCCCGCGTGCATGGTTTTACTAGCCGTCCGCAGTGGCCGATGATTATTTTAAGAACACCCAAAGGATGGACTGGCCCCAAAGAGGTAGATGGGAAAAAAACTGAGGGCTTTTGGCGATCGCACCAAGTTCCTTTTGGAGAAATAGCCAAAAATCCCGATCACTTACATTTACTAGAAGAATGGTTAAAAAGTTACAAACCAGAAGAACTCTTCGACGCCAACGGTAAGTTAATTCCCGAATTAGCAGAACTAGCGCCTAAGGGACATCGGCGGATGGGTGACAATCCCCACGCTAACGGCGGAGTATTATTGCGCGACCTGAAATTACCTCAATTCGAGGACTACGCTGTTGATGTTCCTCAACCTGGAAGGGTAATTGCTGAAGCTACCAAAGTTACCGCAAAATACCTGCGAGATGTTCTCAAACTAAACCAGGAAAGCCGCAACTTCCGTATCGTCGGCCCGGATGAAACCCAATCAAATCGCTTGGATGCTGTATTTGAAGTTACAGAACGCACTTGGGTTTCCCAAATTCTGCCAGAAGACGAAAAGCTGTCACCCAATGGTCGGGTAATGGAAATTCTCAGCGAACATACTTGCCAAGGTTGGTTAGAAGGATACCTACTTACAGGACGTCATGGATTTTTCTCCTGCTATGAAGCATTTATCCACATAGTAGACTCCATGTTCAACCAGCACGCCAAATGGCTCAAAACTACCCGTCATATCCCTTGGCGCAGACCCATTGCTTCCCTCAACTACCTGCTAACATCTCATGTTTGGCGACAAGACCATAACGGTTTCTCCCACCAAGACCCTGGTTTTATCGACCATGTGATGAACAAGAAAGCAGAGATAATTCGCGTTTATCTTCCCCCAGATGCCAATACACTGTTATCGGTGACAGACCATTGTCTAAAAAGTCGCAACTATGTCAACGTCATCGTTGCTGGTAAACAACCAGCCCTGCAATACTTAAATATGGATGCGGCTATCAAACACTGCACTAAAGGCATTGGCATTTGGGAATGGGCTAGCAGCGATCGCGATAGCGAACCAGATGTAGTCATGGCTTGTGCTGGGGATATTCCTACCTTAGAAACCTTGGCAGCTGTGGATATTTTGCGCCAGCACTTCCCAGAGTTAAAAGTGCGGGTAGTCAACGTAGTGGATTTGATGACGCTACAGCCAAAAAGCGAGCATCCCCACGGTTTAAGCAGTAAAGACTTTGACACGATTTTCACCACCGACAAACCGATAATCTTTGCGTTTCATGGCTATCCTTGGCTGATTCATCGCCTGACCTATCGCCATACAAATCATCACAACCTCCATGTACGCGGTTACAAAGAGGAAGGTACTACCACTACTCCCTTTGATATGGTTGTCCTCAACGATCTCGATCGCTTCCACCTTGTGATGGACGTCATCGATCGCGTACCCAAACTAGGAGCTAAAGCAGCTTATGTCAAGCAAATGTTGCAAGATAAGCTGATTGAGCATAGACACTACATTCGGAAATACGGCGAAGATAGGCCAGAAATTCGCGACTGGGAGTGGCCTTACTAA
- a CDS encoding glyceraldehyde-3-phosphate dehydrogenase — protein sequence MTKLKVGINGFGRIGRLVLRAGINNPNVEFVGINDLVPPDNLAYLFKYDSTHGKFKGKVEAREDGIVIDGHFIPCVSIRNPAELPWGQLGVDYVVESTGLFTGQEGATNHLKAGAKRVVISAPTKDPDLVPTLLMGVNHHLFDPSKHTIVSNASCTTNCLAPVAKVIDDNFGLTEGLMTTVHAMTATQPTVDGPSKKDWRGGRGAAQNIIPSSTGAAKAVALVLPQLKGKLTGMAFRVPTPDVSVVDLTFKTAKATSYKEICAAMKAAAEGELKGILGYTDEEVVSTDFQGDTHSSIFDAGAGIELNSNFFKVVAWYDNEWGYSNRVVDLMLSMAQKEQLAPAVALA from the coding sequence TTGACGAAATTGAAAGTTGGCATTAATGGATTTGGTCGTATCGGGCGGCTTGTGCTTCGCGCTGGCATTAATAATCCTAACGTCGAGTTTGTAGGGATTAACGACCTAGTACCACCAGATAACCTCGCTTATCTGTTCAAATACGACTCCACCCACGGTAAGTTTAAAGGTAAAGTGGAAGCAAGAGAAGATGGCATCGTCATTGATGGGCATTTTATCCCTTGCGTGTCGATTCGCAATCCGGCAGAGTTGCCTTGGGGACAATTGGGTGTAGATTATGTCGTCGAATCTACAGGACTGTTTACGGGTCAAGAGGGAGCGACAAATCACTTGAAAGCGGGTGCAAAACGTGTAGTAATTTCTGCTCCTACTAAAGACCCAGACTTAGTTCCTACCTTACTGATGGGTGTTAATCATCACCTATTCGATCCCAGCAAGCATACTATTGTTTCCAATGCTAGTTGTACCACCAACTGTCTGGCTCCTGTAGCTAAGGTGATCGATGACAATTTTGGCTTGACTGAAGGATTGATGACTACAGTTCACGCCATGACTGCTACTCAACCAACTGTAGATGGCCCTAGCAAGAAGGATTGGCGAGGTGGTCGGGGTGCAGCCCAAAACATCATTCCTTCTTCCACAGGCGCAGCAAAAGCTGTAGCGCTGGTTTTGCCACAATTGAAGGGTAAGTTGACGGGTATGGCGTTTAGAGTTCCCACTCCTGACGTTTCTGTGGTTGATTTAACCTTTAAGACAGCCAAAGCCACTAGTTACAAAGAAATTTGTGCTGCGATGAAAGCAGCCGCAGAAGGTGAGCTAAAAGGAATACTTGGCTACACTGACGAAGAAGTAGTTTCTACAGATTTTCAGGGCGATACACACTCCAGTATCTTCGATGCAGGTGCGGGAATTGAACTAAACTCAAACTTCTTCAAAGTAGTGGCTTGGTACGACAACGAGTGGGGCTACTCAAACCGTGTAGTTGACCTGATGTTGTCAATGGCACAAAAAGAACAACTTGCCCCAGCAGTTGCTTTGGCTTAA
- a CDS encoding pyruvate kinase codes for MRRTKIICTVGPATSAPERLEALVEAGMNVARLNFSHGAYEFHAQTAQYLKQISTSLRKPIAIMQDLCGPKIRLGTLPPEGLMVEAGSEVTFVLQDKGESTDELPLPLPTLFAMVRPGEPISINDGRVKLVVSDRDADRIRAHVKIGGLISTHKGVNLPETRLPVSSITEKDLQDLRFGIQLGVDWVAVSFVQSPQDLEPAQRMIEAAGAKIRVIAKIERPEAIKQFDSILEAADGIMIARGDLGVEMPIHEVPQIQKDIIRRCNRAGKPVITATQMLESMISAPDPTRAEATDVANSIWDGTDAVMLSGETAVGQYPTAAVQIMHNIAVRTEQSLQEGSSHSWCHEAGSLSVTESVAEAVCRIAYETGAKAILCNTSSGGTAQLVSKYRPSTPIIALTPDETVYRQLALSWGVIPLLIPPVHNAEEMFMNVVNRVEDMGLVKDGDKVVITSGVPIGKSGTTSLIKVHSIGQPILA; via the coding sequence ATGCGTCGAACCAAAATTATTTGTACTGTTGGGCCTGCTACATCTGCTCCTGAGAGGCTAGAAGCGTTGGTAGAAGCTGGAATGAATGTGGCACGGCTGAATTTTTCTCACGGAGCTTATGAATTCCACGCCCAAACTGCTCAGTATCTCAAGCAGATTAGCACTTCTTTGCGAAAGCCGATCGCAATTATGCAAGACCTGTGTGGCCCGAAGATTCGCTTGGGGACTTTACCACCAGAAGGGCTAATGGTAGAAGCAGGTAGCGAAGTTACGTTTGTTTTACAAGATAAGGGTGAAAGTACTGACGAACTACCTTTACCATTGCCGACTTTGTTTGCAATGGTGCGACCAGGCGAACCAATTTCGATTAATGACGGTCGCGTTAAGCTAGTTGTGAGCGATCGCGATGCCGATCGCATTCGTGCCCATGTGAAAATTGGTGGCTTAATTTCCACTCACAAAGGGGTAAACCTGCCAGAAACTCGTTTACCTGTCAGTTCTATCACCGAAAAGGATTTGCAGGATTTGCGGTTTGGCATTCAATTAGGTGTGGATTGGGTAGCAGTTTCCTTTGTGCAATCGCCCCAAGACCTAGAACCTGCTCAAAGAATGATTGAAGCTGCGGGAGCAAAAATTCGGGTAATTGCCAAAATCGAACGCCCGGAGGCTATCAAGCAATTTGACAGCATCCTAGAAGCTGCCGACGGGATTATGATTGCCCGCGGCGATTTAGGCGTAGAAATGCCGATTCACGAAGTCCCCCAGATTCAAAAAGATATCATTCGCCGTTGCAATCGGGCAGGCAAACCAGTGATTACCGCCACGCAAATGCTGGAATCGATGATTAGCGCCCCCGATCCCACCAGGGCAGAAGCAACCGATGTTGCTAACTCTATCTGGGATGGTACAGATGCTGTCATGCTTTCTGGTGAAACTGCTGTGGGTCAATATCCTACCGCCGCTGTTCAGATCATGCACAATATCGCCGTGCGCACAGAACAGTCTTTACAGGAAGGTAGTAGCCATTCCTGGTGTCATGAGGCAGGTAGTTTAAGCGTCACGGAATCTGTGGCAGAAGCGGTATGTCGAATTGCCTATGAAACAGGCGCAAAAGCAATTCTTTGTAACACATCTTCCGGGGGTACAGCGCAACTAGTTTCTAAATACCGACCATCTACACCAATTATCGCCCTGACTCCCGATGAAACTGTTTACCGCCAGCTAGCACTTTCTTGGGGTGTAATACCTCTGCTCATTCCCCCAGTCCACAATGCGGAAGAGATGTTTATGAATGTGGTAAACAGAGTCGAAGACATGGGTTTAGTCAAGGACGGCGATAAAGTAGTGATTACCTCCGGCGTCCCAATTGGTAAATCAGGAACAACTAGTTTAATTAAAGTGCATTCTATTGGACAGCCGATTTTGGCATAA
- a CDS encoding transaldolase, translated as MSKNLLEQLRTMTVVVADTGDIQAIEKFKPQDATTNPSLITAAAQMPEYQEIVDQTLLQAKKDAGAGASQAEIVTLAFDRLAVAFGLKILQIIPGRVSTEVDARLSYDTEATVTKARELIAQYKAAGVSRDRVLIKIATTWEGIRAAEILEKEGIHCNLTLLFGLHQAIACAEAGVTLISPFVGRILDWYKKDTGRDSYPSAEDPGVLSVTKIYNYYKKFGYKTEVMGASFRNIGEITELAGSDLLTISPSLLAELQATIGELPRKLDPANAASLEIEKISIDKATFDKMHAADRMATDKLAEGIQGFTKALEDLEKLLANRLATLESKAASPVA; from the coding sequence ATGTCTAAAAATCTACTTGAGCAATTGCGCACAATGACTGTTGTGGTCGCGGATACAGGGGATATCCAAGCGATTGAAAAGTTCAAACCTCAAGACGCTACCACCAATCCCTCGCTGATTACTGCGGCGGCGCAGATGCCTGAATATCAAGAAATTGTCGATCAGACTTTACTGCAAGCTAAGAAAGATGCAGGTGCAGGTGCAAGCCAAGCTGAGATTGTGACTCTAGCTTTTGACCGTTTGGCGGTAGCTTTTGGACTGAAGATTTTACAAATTATCCCTGGTCGCGTTTCTACAGAAGTTGATGCGCGTTTGTCCTACGATACGGAAGCTACTGTCACCAAAGCTAGAGAATTAATTGCGCAATACAAAGCGGCGGGTGTTTCCCGCGATCGCGTTTTGATTAAAATCGCTACCACCTGGGAAGGTATCCGCGCTGCGGAAATCCTTGAGAAAGAAGGCATTCATTGTAACTTAACACTGTTATTTGGTCTTCACCAAGCGATCGCCTGTGCGGAAGCTGGCGTTACTCTAATTTCTCCCTTCGTTGGTCGGATTCTCGATTGGTACAAGAAAGATACCGGACGGGACAGCTACCCCTCAGCAGAAGATCCGGGGGTACTGTCTGTCACCAAGATTTACAACTATTACAAGAAATTCGGCTATAAAACCGAAGTTATGGGAGCCAGCTTCCGTAATATTGGTGAAATTACTGAATTAGCAGGTAGCGATTTGCTGACTATTTCGCCCTCATTGTTAGCTGAATTGCAAGCAACTATTGGCGAACTACCACGCAAACTCGACCCCGCTAATGCAGCCAGCTTGGAAATTGAAAAAATCTCCATCGACAAAGCCACCTTTGACAAAATGCACGCTGCTGATCGCATGGCTACTGACAAACTAGCAGAAGGTATTCAAGGTTTCACCAAAGCTTTAGAAGACCTGGAAAAACTGCTAGCCAACAGATTGGCTACCTTAGAAAGTAAAGCAGCTAGTCCTGTAGCTTAG
- a CDS encoding prevent-host-death family protein: protein MTIVMTIVIMKSISKTKLKAQLLEFLRLVESEGEEIVVTDRGKPVAKISKYPQTLSTEELFGAMRGKVNYFEDLTTPTTEEWTEL from the coding sequence ATGACTATAGTCATGACTATAGTCATTATGAAATCCATTTCTAAAACTAAACTCAAAGCTCAACTACTAGAGTTCCTACGACTTGTCGAGTCAGAAGGAGAAGAAATTGTAGTGACCGATCGCGGTAAGCCTGTCGCCAAAATTTCCAAATACCCACAGACACTTTCCACAGAGGAGTTATTCGGAGCAATGCGCGGTAAAGTAAATTACTTTGAAGATTTAACTACACCAACCACTGAGGAATGGACAGAATTGTGA